In Chryseobacterium oryzae, the genomic stretch TTCTGAAATCTTCAACAGCATTATCTTTCTCCAAAACAGCTGCTACAATTGGACCTGAGCTCATAAATTCTACAAGTTCGCCATAAAAAGGTCTTTCAGCATGAACTTCATAGAATTTTTTTGCATCAGCAACAGTAAGTTGAGTTAATTTTAATGCTTTAATTTTGAAACCTCCTTCTGAAATTTTTCCTAAAATAGCTCCAATGTGACCATCTGCAACAGCGTCAGGTTTAATCATTGTAAATGTAATATTTGACATATCTTTTTGAATATTTTTTTAACGGTGCAAAAGTACAAAAAATAATGAAAATAAATATTTAAATTAATTTTAACAATTTCTAACACATATTAAGAAATTCGCATCTCTTTTTTGGCATACTAATTGTTATTACAATAGCGATTCTCATGTTTAATTTGAGTTTTCATG encodes the following:
- a CDS encoding nucleoside-diphosphate kinase — encoded protein: MSNITFTMIKPDAVADGHIGAILGKISEGGFKIKALKLTQLTVADAKKFYEVHAERPFYGELVEFMSSGPIVAAVLEKDNAVEDFRTLIGSTNPAEAAEGTIRKIFARSIGENAVHGSDSNENALIEAQFHFSGREIF